The Yersinia intermedia genome window below encodes:
- a CDS encoding polysaccharide biosynthesis/export family protein, which translates to MKLLKSVLLIIAIQATSAQAVDLNADPNMTGAAPLPSIISGQSQRSYNDSQFDDTPPPVIPVVMSRMFGAQLFTSVSAADSGSSIGFNPNYVVSLGDQIQVRLWGAFNFEGALSVDPKGNIFLPNVGPLKVVGIPNSQINSVVTAKVKQVYQSNVNVYASLLQAQPVKVFVTGYVNNPGLYGGVASDSLLSYLSKAGGVDTQSGSYVDISIKRGNRVRSQVNLYDFLLNGNLGLSQFSDGDTIVVGPRQHTFSVEGEVFNSYDFEFRNSTIPVSEALSWARPKPGATHMTIIRQQGTIKRSEYYPLSSAPGRSLQDGDKLIISTDRYSGTIQVRIEGAHSGEHAMVLPYGATMRQVLTKIRPNSMSQMDSIQLYRRSVALRQKEMLDLSLQKLEEASLSAQSSTSEEARLRMQEAQLISRFVNKARNVVPKGEVVLNESNLDQVILEDGDVIKIPEKTSLVMIHGEVMFPNAVSWQKGLSPDDYITKVGGYTQKASNTKVILIKQNGEALNAEDVKTLQPGDELMVLPKFESKNIEVTRGISTILYQLAVAAKVVLTL; encoded by the coding sequence ATGAAATTATTGAAATCTGTTCTTCTGATTATTGCCATACAGGCAACATCCGCTCAGGCCGTTGATCTGAATGCCGATCCCAATATGACGGGGGCGGCACCGTTGCCGTCGATTATTTCTGGTCAAAGCCAGCGGTCTTATAACGACAGTCAGTTTGACGATACCCCCCCACCGGTGATCCCGGTGGTGATGAGCCGCATGTTTGGTGCGCAGCTCTTTACTTCGGTCTCTGCGGCGGATAGTGGTTCCAGTATCGGTTTTAATCCAAACTACGTGGTGAGTTTGGGGGATCAGATCCAGGTACGGTTATGGGGAGCATTTAACTTTGAAGGTGCGCTGAGTGTGGACCCGAAAGGTAATATCTTCTTGCCAAACGTTGGCCCGCTGAAAGTGGTTGGCATCCCAAATAGCCAGATAAACAGCGTGGTGACGGCCAAAGTCAAACAGGTCTATCAGTCGAATGTGAATGTCTACGCCTCTTTATTGCAGGCTCAACCGGTCAAGGTGTTTGTCACCGGTTATGTTAATAACCCTGGTTTGTACGGCGGGGTGGCATCTGACTCGTTACTCTCCTATCTCAGTAAAGCCGGTGGCGTCGATACCCAGAGCGGCAGCTATGTGGATATCAGCATCAAACGTGGTAACCGCGTGCGCTCACAGGTTAACTTGTACGATTTTCTCCTCAACGGCAACTTGGGGCTATCACAGTTTTCTGACGGCGATACTATCGTGGTCGGCCCACGCCAACACACTTTCAGTGTGGAAGGCGAAGTGTTCAACAGCTACGACTTTGAATTCCGCAATAGCACTATTCCGGTGAGTGAAGCGCTGAGTTGGGCACGCCCTAAGCCGGGGGCCACCCATATGACCATTATTCGCCAGCAAGGTACGATTAAGCGCAGTGAATACTATCCGCTTAGCTCTGCACCGGGGCGCTCATTACAAGATGGCGATAAGCTGATTATCAGTACGGATCGCTACTCAGGAACCATTCAGGTTCGGATCGAAGGTGCGCATTCTGGCGAGCATGCCATGGTACTGCCCTATGGTGCGACCATGCGTCAGGTTCTGACAAAAATCCGCCCAAATAGCATGTCGCAAATGGACTCGATCCAACTGTATCGCCGCTCGGTCGCGCTGCGTCAGAAAGAGATGCTTGACCTATCACTGCAAAAACTCGAAGAAGCCTCTTTATCTGCACAGTCTTCCACCTCAGAAGAGGCCCGCTTGCGGATGCAAGAAGCACAGCTTATCAGCCGCTTCGTTAACAAAGCCCGCAACGTGGTACCTAAAGGCGAAGTGGTGCTCAATGAAAGCAATCTTGATCAGGTGATTTTGGAAGACGGTGACGTGATTAAGATCCCTGAAAAGACCTCACTGGTCATGATCCATGGCGAAGTGATGTTCCCGAATGCGGTGAGCTGGCAGAAAGGGCTTAGCCCGGATGATTACATCACCAAGGTTGGCGGTTATACGCAAAAAGCCAGTAACACCAAAGTCATTCTGATTAAACAGAATGGTGAAGCGCTGAATGCTGAAGACGTTAAGACGCTGCAACCGGGTGACGAACTGATGGTATTACCGAAGTTTGAATCGAAAAACATCGAAGTAACGCGGGGGATTTCGACCATTCTTTACCAGTTGGCAGTTGCCGCTAAAGTGGTGCTAACACTCTGA
- a CDS encoding capsule polysaccharide transporter produces the protein MMKPMFIEKIKSAWPGDMLKRVRMSHLTLSKVQRHLGKIMILIPMLLLILYLLIFSQPRYLSESKVAIKHSNDLNGSNLNVALLMGAGNPSSAEDALYLKEYINSPDMLAVLDKQLDFRQAFGHSGWDFFYHLSDSATREQFLNYYRNRISVSYDDKTGLLTIGTQGFSPEFAQKFNQAVLKESERFINEISHRIAREQLLFAENEMQDARTRLNSSKTELLTYQNSNNILDPEAQALAATSLINTLVSQRIQMEAELRNLLTFLREDAPQVVSAQNALKSLASQIDNEKSKVTAPDGLKLNRMAVDFEEIKAKVQFDTDIYKLTLTSIEKTRVDAARKLKMLSVISSPQLPQESKFPSSLYLLISWLLVCCLLFGTVKLLLTVIDDHKD, from the coding sequence ATGATGAAACCCATGTTTATTGAAAAAATAAAGTCGGCTTGGCCTGGTGATATGTTGAAGCGCGTGCGCATGTCACACTTAACTCTGTCCAAGGTACAGCGCCATTTAGGTAAGATTATGATTCTGATACCGATGTTGCTGCTGATTCTCTATTTATTGATTTTTAGCCAGCCACGCTATCTCAGTGAATCTAAAGTTGCCATCAAACATTCCAACGATCTCAATGGCAGTAATCTGAACGTAGCTTTGCTGATGGGCGCTGGTAACCCAAGTTCTGCCGAAGATGCCTTATATCTGAAAGAATATATTAATTCTCCTGATATGTTGGCGGTCTTGGATAAACAGCTCGATTTTCGTCAGGCTTTCGGTCACAGCGGTTGGGATTTTTTCTATCATTTGTCTGATAGCGCCACTCGTGAGCAATTCCTTAATTATTACCGTAACCGTATCTCTGTTTCTTACGATGATAAAACCGGTTTGCTCACCATTGGTACACAGGGGTTCTCACCTGAATTTGCCCAAAAATTCAATCAGGCTGTTTTGAAAGAATCCGAACGATTTATCAATGAGATCTCACACCGCATTGCCCGCGAGCAGTTGCTGTTTGCTGAAAACGAAATGCAGGACGCGCGCACGCGGTTAAATAGCAGCAAAACCGAGCTACTCACTTATCAGAACAGCAATAATATTCTTGACCCTGAAGCTCAGGCTTTGGCTGCGACCTCATTGATTAATACGTTGGTAAGCCAGCGCATCCAGATGGAAGCGGAATTGCGTAACCTACTGACTTTCTTGCGTGAAGATGCACCTCAGGTGGTCAGTGCACAAAACGCACTCAAGTCACTCGCCAGCCAGATTGATAATGAAAAAAGCAAAGTCACCGCACCCGATGGGCTCAAATTAAACCGTATGGCGGTGGATTTTGAAGAGATTAAAGCCAAGGTGCAGTTCGATACTGATATCTACAAATTGACCCTGACATCAATTGAGAAAACCCGCGTTGACGCGGCAAGAAAGCTGAAGATGTTATCGGTGATCAGCTCTCCTCAGTTACCGCAGGAATCAAAGTTCCCCAGCAGTTTGTATCTGCTTATCAGTTGGTTACTGGTTTGTTGCTTACTTTTTGGCACTGTCAAATTATTGCTGACGGTGATTGACGATCATAAAGATTGA